actactactactgctactactactactgctactactactactactacttctactactactactactactgctactactactactgctactactactactactactactactgctactactactactgctgctacttctgctactactgctactgctgttactcctgctactgctgctattactactacttctgctgctactgctgctgctgctactactactactactactactaataataataataatactgctactgctgctactgcctctaccgctgctactgctattgctgctgctgctactgcttctactgcagctcagctactactactactacaacaactagtactactgctctcactaccactaccgctactactactactactactactactactactactactactactactactactactactacaacaactactactactactactactactactactactactactactattacttctactactactaccactactactgctactactactactgcttctactactgcagctacttctgctactactgctactgctgctactccttctactgctgctactgctgttactcctgctactgctgctactactgctgttgctgctgctgctattgctgctgctgcttctactgcagcccagctactactactactacaacaactagtactactgctctcactaccactaccgctactactactactactactactactactactactactactactactactactactactactacttccactaccgctactactactactactactactactactactactactactacaactactactactactactactactactactactgctactactactactgcttctactactgcagctacttctgctactactgctactgctgctactccttctactgctgctactgctgttactcctgctactgctgctactactgctgatactgctgttgctgctgctgctgcaacagCAAATCAAAACTTATCACGAACATCGAACATTCGGCAGTAAAATTAATTTACGGAATCGCGATACTTTGTATAAGTCACAAACACGTTATTAAACGACTGAATCACAGCGCAATACTACGTAGTCCCACCAAAGACTTAAATGATTTCATCGTAACTTAAAACGCATAATGTCAACAAACAACATCGCATCCAGTTAAAATAACGCAATAATCACCTAACAGACTTCCTCGAAAACATGAAATAGATGGTTTAGCGTTTTACAAAGAATGATTTAAATCGCTTatcttttaaataattatcaaagcCTCGAACTCATTATGTTTTTAAACCGTATAAATAAGTCAGAATGCTGTAATTAGTTTATAATACTAGCAAAAACTTTTGACTTTTGATTGATCATCTAGACACAAATaatacagggtgcagaatcaacggcgttttcaggggtttacacacgggcttgacatAAAGTAATTACaccgttaaaaactttatttttgcaagcttatcaagttattgaaatacatttgcaaaactatttagtgcataaaagacagttttcttgcagtttgtgccgacgtcttaaggtataagaataaatctttgaatgcgtctgaaatcgttgacaaaatttcacgtttcgtgaaacataaccgtgtagtacaaatcgaattttgaacaagaacacaggcttatcaaataTAGTagttctgatgtatttcacattgccattagcagcataaaaacctgtcttttatgcactagttcaaattcttaagatttttttttttacaaaagttatttgaaataaagcaccactaaccGTCGTGTTTAAATCCATTAAGGTTAAAATGTGGAactccacaaagtcacgtgatcatgcACCCTGAATAAACAGTGacctatatttattttataagtcTAGATTTTGTATTGCTAAGTAAAAGCAATTTTAACTTTTCATTTGAACGATTTCGTTACAGAGCACTTAACGTTGAGAAAATATAACTTGAGCATATATTGAATAGTATGactaagttattttataatttgttagaGACACAAGTCTTGACAAACATTCTTAATCAATATCAGAAAATTGTATGCAAGATTTTGATGGTGGCAAAAATACCAAGCTTAGCTTCTGTGAGCGTTTCTGTCCATGTTTTCAACACAGGAGTCTGCGTTCATATGAAACTAAATAATGGACCATATAGCTATGTTGATTAATTCAGACGCTGATCGATCAATTTTTCTTCTCCttcttctttttattattttcttcttCTTCCGATACTCAGAACTCTttctaaaatgaatattttgtatcTGCGCCGTTTGTTTTAGTGGTGAAAAATGTACAAAGATGCTTAGTTgggtgttaatttaaaattatttacattgttgGGTGTACAGGTTGATTAGAGGGACAATGACATCTACCGGAGAAAGGGTTTTGAAAACTTTTACTTAGGCCGCCTCATATATATGTGGATTTCGTGAGTTCCGTTGAATGACAGTTCTTGGGTCGAATGTAACTGCTGGGTCTGGATCGGAGTCCAACATGAACAAGGAGATTATAATGTAGAGTTATGGGGAATTAGTGGTGATGCACGATGAGACGGAATTCTGTTCTGTGTTATTCAAGAGTGAGCTAATTCATTGTATCTATCATATACGTTATTGAGCTTGTGTTCTGATTTCTTTTGTTGCAAATCTGGCTGCACGTCATTGTACTTTTTCAAGTTGATTTATTGAAGCTTTTGAGCATGGGATGTGTGTATCAGACAGTGGAGGAGTATTCTAATTTAGGCCTAACTATTGATTTGAAAGTATGATCTGTAACGTTTGATGAGCTATATTTTTGGGTTGAGGGGAATAAATCCTACCGCTGGTTTGCAATATTAGTGATTGAGTTAATATGTTTACCCATAGGAGATACGTGGAGTTTAAGACCTAGATATTTTGCGTGATTTACTTGTTCAATTATGTTTTGATTTCATTTTGAGCAATGCTGAGGATGCTGCTTTTGTCAGGCTGGAATTTCATTTATAAATCCATAATTCCATTTATTTGAAATTGCCAAAGACAATTGACACACGTCTCAATAATGTAATTAGCGTCTCGTGTTTCGACATTTACAGCAAGGAATAATTTATTTACTTCCCAAGCCGATCTGGCCATATAAATACTTTAATCCACAGTCATTTGCTTAAATGAGCCGAATAATCCGTTCGTCTTTGTTATATCGAAGACATGACCTTGACATATGGTTTTGTtcttaaacatataaacataattttagaTCAAACGATCACCTGAGGTTTATTCAATAGTAAAGTTACTATAATTACAATGAAACTTTATGTTTAATTACATACTTTCAAGCTTCATATTTGACGTTCATTTGCGACTCATAGAAAAACATTCACGATGAGTATATGTACTATTTATAATGCTCGTGGAAACTAGTTAACCTGATTTAAGCTCTTACAGTAACATGCAAAATAAAAACATCTTGTAAGTCGAAAGGAAAACTGGGATTGGGGCAAGGGAATAATTTGCTTTATTCGACTAAAATTATGGTCATATATAGAGACATCTTTTTTCCTTTATAATGACGTAATTTGATGTTTTGTGTTGTTATGCgaagaataaaatacattaatgagACGCATTCAATCATAATTTCCTTGTTACAAAGTACGTTTAACATCGTATTGACACAAATCAACAGTAAAGTGAGTTCTCGACTATTGGATTTACTTAATCAGTTGTATCAGTATGTTAATTCATGGTGATAcaattgaaataatacaattataaattcaatgaaacattttattttagattctgaaaatatactttttaattccTTTATTTAAAACAGAATACTTAATATCacaatatctttaaaacaaaGCAAATATCATACATATTCGAGCAAATCAACGACAAAAGCTGTATGCATGCCAAATCCATCATAATTGTATTGAAATAGTGTATTATCATAGTATGTTCCTCATGCAAATAATTTAAAGAGCCTCCGTTTTACGAAGCTATGACAAATTTATGTATGGGCAATTtgtacaaaaattatgttgaactTGGGGTTTAACAATGAACAATGATAAATTCACGTTATACGTGTTTGGAACGGcacatactttttaaaataaaaaaacctgcatttcacatcttctttcagaaaatataattatttgtgtttatagCTTCACCCATGCAAATTTAATATATCGCAAATAAGGCTAGAACACTTGAACCTATCTCGATCCTACAAGGCCGTAAATTGACATGACAAAACCTAAGTAATCATTTTACACACAATCAatcaaaacacatgttctgaaatAACTGCTCTACCAAAAAGAACACTTTTGTAAGCGAGATAGACATTAACACAAGCTATCACTTTCACAATTTGTAATTGAATATATAAATGCGACGTAAGTGGAGCAGGATATTTCCTACCTggttataaacacgttttatttcgaCTACACATAGGAACAAAAAGATGCGAATTCTAGTGAACATAACGACATTGTGTGTAATTTGGACATATTTGCGAATCAGATTCACAATTTAGTCCATGTgcttattatatgtattataatcATATGCCATTCATAATCATACTTTGAAATAGTGACATGATTGTAGTTCGGTATCGATTAGACATATGTGTTTAATTTCAAACCTGTGTTTCGTTTTTTTAACATCGTTGCAAATGTTTTCCTTGTAAAGATGAACTGTGCGCATATTATTTATCGAATTACACATGAAAGATCGACAATTCATTTGGTTTTATAAATGACGCAAAACTGATTTTACTATCAGTAAAGCACACGTTGAAATATTTGTGCGACGGATCTAACGTGCAGTCGAATTGGAAATAGaacaatttcaatcaattatGTACACGTATTTCGAAGTGACTTAATTATAAGTTGGTCCTAAGTGAGCGTCTGTATTCAATTACTATAGACTCATTCATACCAAATGACGACGTCTTAAATATTACCAGTCTAAAGCAACTACGCGCAGAGAGTCTGGTCTGTGGTCAACCCATGTTTATTAAATACAAGCTAACACATAAAAATGGCCGACAACACAaataattcctttaaaaaaagaaacataatacTTTTCAAGGTCAATTTTGCTGTATATAATATTATGCGATGATATGCATTTAGTTTAACAACGTCACAAATATTTCTCCTTTAAAATAGTGACGTAATTATGCGCCGGGTCCAAACTGCAGTCCATGTCTATCATGGAGAGTTTGTCGCCCCACTGGGCGTGGCTCTTGTCCCCGGGGGCGTACACTTTGCACTGGAGGGTCACCTTCATGTATACGCCGTTTTCCAGCTAGAAAAATAATGATAGTTTTTTTCTTCACAGCAcatatttttttactgacaattaCCCCGTTCTTCAAGTGAGATTTTGCATAGAACTGTTCAGTAAGGGGCTTTTGGGATGATTCCGGGACTATTtgtgtcgcgttttgagaaaactgggcattatgcttgtgcgtaaagtgtggtcccagattagcctgtgtagtccgcacaggctaatcaaggacgacgacactttccgcctaaattggatttttgctaagaagagacttcatttcaacgaaaaatgtcattaaagcggaaagtgtcgtccctgataagcctgtgcggactgcacaggctaatctgggacggcactttacgcacatgcattatgcccagttttctcagaacgcgactcattttataCCATGTGCGATATATTTTAAGGACCAAGTTGCAGAACAAGATTGATTATAATTGGGcaataatgtgacttctaaatTACCCACTATCTTTCATTATTAATGGACACAAACTGAAAACTGCCCGTCCCCTAGCGGTATTGTTGTTCAACGGGTGAACAAGTTTCAATATGAATAAGCAACACATGTGACTCggggagtgtttacaaggttaccTATAGAAAGAAAACTGCCAGACCCCTTGGTTGACGAATTCTAACCGTTTTTCGAATTTTTGCCAACATATCATTGAAACAATTGTTAATGCCAGGTTAAATGAACATTCGGTTCAAATTTGTGTCAGTTTTGTATTCTTTCGAGATATCATTTGggcaacataaacataaacaatagcATTAGTCTTGTGTGTGATCACGATGTAAATGTTGATGACGGGCGACGCACAACGTACGAAGAATGATGGTAAAATGGCAAATACGAAAATTCACCAGGAGCAAGTTTTGCTAAAGTGAGATAAAAAGCGGGCGCTAAACTCCACCGTCACTAGAAATAAATCTAGGTGCTTTGAGTGTGGAGAGTTTGATCATACTCTCAATCTCAACTTATATATAACGGTCTAAAACGAGTTTCAATGGTTGTGTTAATGTTTATGCGAGAAATGTAAGACTCGTAAAACACGGAGACAATATCtcaaatgaaaaattaaatatgtgAGCAGTTTTTAATCGATAGCCAGTTCTCGTGTTAATCAGTAATACGTTCTTACGCTAATAAGACGGTcaaatattatttgaaataagCTATGGCCGCTGACCTCGATGACTATGAGAATTTCTTGTCGCTTTCCGGCCTTGGTAATCTCGAACCCCTTAGTTGTAAACAGCGTCTTATACGTCCGTCCGTTCGAGTCTTCGTCATTCGCCTTTCCCTTGACAAGCTCAAGTTTATGCAGCTCTCCATTGACCATCAGTTTGCTGAAATAGTAAAGAATCATATGTGATTCTCAATTGAAAAATCCTTTACTGAAACTGTACATGATGATTCGTTTTAAATGCTGATACTTTAACTGTGGTAACCTTGTTTTGTTAACAATGATCTTACTTAAATTAGGAATGATGATTTTTATCATGTATTAACGTTTGCAACAGTTCTCTGATAGTATATAATTCACAGTAAATGTGAATTGATTACGGTGTAAACAGTTTGTGATATGCATCTCTCCCTTTGTCATCAGTTTACAGCGATTGTAAAAGGTGGTTTATTATAACTTGGTTTACTGTTCTCCATTAAGCAACTTAATGCACTGAAATGCCAACTACACAATTATAAACACTCGGTACTTATTTCCGCATTCATGTCTCAAGTTAATGATAAGCTGTGTTAAATTTTGTTTGGACTGCTTTCGCAATCATTATCACGCAGCCCTCTGTTTATCTTTACAAATCATTTCTGAAATTGTAACTTTACTACTAGTTACTGTGTAAACTGCTCCGAATTTGTATCCTTTACTTTAAGTTTGTTGATGATATTTTAGTTTTACAACTAATACTGTTTTAACGTTCTTCTTTATGATTGatcatcattttattttaattgcaccGATATTTTGGCACACTGCAATTACAGTTCACCCAGCGTAagttttgtcaatatttttgTGTAAATCCATGTGAAATGATAAACCATATGCTTTGATTAGCTACTGAAATATAAATTGATAAGAGACCGACTCTATTTAAAGtgatatgggcatttttcactgttgaaatgagctgaaaagaattaacagaccaaaagagttagttaaaatgtggttactgaccaattatctgcaactcatcttgctactagttgtttataaaaatatattttatattcgatattttacatgactggttaGTCcagtaagccgaaatgatccgtaaaacaaaattgtgtctttgtgtcgtatgaacgaatctgcactaaaactaaatttagtatcaaatcgtacatgcatgatcaatTGTCAAACGATagtacagttgatattcaaatgcattatttttctctttccgggatattgttttaggaTGTTGATggtgcattaacaaatataagtgtatatgaagtgaaaacaccaaaaatgaacaacggttgcgatagacacctataaactgttagatgcccataatatcacttcaactGACGACTGCTATGCTAATGTAGCTCTCCGTTAATCATTAGATTACTGAGAAATTTTATTAACGTTTATATGACGGTTACTATGTTAACGTTTTTTAGAATGCAACTTAACGTTGATCTTCCACCTGCCTGGAAATGTACAAGTAATATAACTGTATACCACTGTGTGAATTAGATTGCTTCAATGCATAGCTAATTAAAGTTTAGtagttcatttattatta
This sequence is a window from Dreissena polymorpha isolate Duluth1 chromosome 16, UMN_Dpol_1.0, whole genome shotgun sequence. Protein-coding genes within it:
- the LOC127862623 gene encoding uncharacterized protein LOC127862623 isoform X2 yields the protein MVHNFKVILRIYALEDPTPVYFKPDGGRFEQANTVKLSKDTDYNLSFTLKPAMYIDKLMVNGELHKLELVKGKANDEDSNGRTYKTLFTTKGFEITKAGKRQEILIVIELENGVYMKVTLQCKVYAPGDKSHAQWGDKLSMIDMDCSLDPAHNYVTILKEKYL
- the LOC127862623 gene encoding uncharacterized protein LOC127862623 isoform X3, which encodes MVQDHVTLLGFKTSMDVTHRKLMVNGELHKLELVKGKANDEDSNGRTYKTLFTTKGFEITKAGKRQEILIVIELENGVYMKVTLQCKVYAPGDKSHAQWGDKLSMIDMDCSLDPAHNYVTILKEKYL
- the LOC127862623 gene encoding uncharacterized protein LOC127862623 isoform X1, with translation MISNLKVTLRICKVDCATPIHMKPDGKRFEQACTVKFNKDTEHVMLFNFRPATCICKLMVNGELHKLELVKGKANDEDSNGRTYKTLFTTKGFEITKAGKRQEILIVIELENGVYMKVTLQCKVYAPGDKSHAQWGDKLSMIDMDCSLDPAHNYVTILKEKYL